cacccttttttttattatttcgtttttaatataaaaaacgaaattaaaaaaaaaacaaaattgcaTTTCGTGCAACATTGTTATTTATTACTTGGTTTATTGTCCATATTTTGCATTGGTATGGTTCTTGGTTTATTGTccatattttgcattgaatGTGTTTGCATTcgagacttttagttgtgtttaactaaaaaacTTTTAATACCGGCATAATTaatcccatcgttactattacaccgcataaatttgttaacgaattatcaaactATTTTTATACATGGGGAGGGGCGGTGACTAAGTACAAAGGCCAAGGGGTTGTTGGACGGGGTGTATTTGTTACAGTCAGAAAATGTGTTAATGTAAGTGTTTATGTTCTAAgtcattgttattatttttagcCACTGTGACACTAACAATTTAAATTGCGGAAGGAATGCCTAGCGGCGGGTTGGTGTCCAGTTTGAACTCAAGTTCCCTTTGTGTAGGAACATCAAGACAACTCCAAGTGCAAAGTGCTTATCATTTCAATagcaagaaaaggaaaaggaaaatctCAGCTAGCTATTTTGGTGAAACTTGGATATGTAAGCCTCCATGTGCAATTTATCAATCAAGAAAGAAACAGTTTGCATTGAATGTTAGTCAAAACAACCAAGACAGCTTACATGACTTTTTTAAGTATGGGGTCGGTAACTTTCATAAGTTCCAGTAATCTACGAAATGATTGGCATGGCTTGAaatgttgtttattatttgcCAGTCTAAGCTAATGACATATATATGACAGTCAAAACACAAGACTTTGTTAAGTAATTACTTATGCCGAGCCACTAATTGAGAGAGTTAACCCGTAAGAATATAAAATTAACTTATGTCACATGTATTAAGTTTGTCCCTAGTTTCTTTTTCgataatcaaaattaaaaaaaaaaacaaaaagcacATCCGTTTTTTAGTCCAAGGGAGTGATTTCCTTGACAAGGTTTCCTAGTGTTACTATTGAGGTAACGGCTAACGAATGCTGGCCTAAGTTGTTAGCTTTATCCAGTAACAAGAAACTCAAGACTTTTCTAAAGGTCAGGTATTTCAGTGGTTTCCAATGTTTGCTTACAGAATCCTAGTTCTTAACTCCTTGTCTCATTGAAATATTCAGAAACAGAACCTAGTACAGGACTACCTTGTAGAAATCAGGAACATCCAAAACTACTAGAATTTCTCACAAgctaaatttattaaattattactCCATTCCTTCCAATTTATGTCACTAAttcatatttttagtttttaataGCAGTAGTGTTCAATCCAGCACTTCAGTTGCCTCCCACCGGCGCAGGTTTCAGGTAAATTAGTTCATCAAAGCTTAGGCAAatggaaagaaatcacctagtgcttTGATCTGCAGGGACTTTCGGACTTCACTAACCTACCCACACTTATGTCACTTACTAGTTTAAGTTCTATGTACTTACGGTATGTGAACAATACAAGCAATCATGTCACCTATAGAAGGCAATTTTAAGTAACTCTACATAAAAACTTCATTGGTAATCTATAATAGAGGGTAAATAACACTGATAATGTCAAAGTTCTAAATGCACCTGCAACCATGTCCCTGCAGCAGCCAGAGAAGAAAGCAGACCAGCAAAGAGTAAAGTATCTTTTCCTTGGAAAACATTAGCCACAAGAATACCCTTCTGCATTGTACTGGTAACATGTGTTCCCATTGACAGTGCCCCTAAAAATTCAAGAATCCCCGCAGTGACTACGGCTTGCCGGAGACTCAGTGCCCCCGAACCAACAGAAGTTCCCATGGCATTTGCCACATCATTGGCTCCAATATTCCAAGCCATGTAAAAACCAAACAAGATTGTTACATAAGATAAAATCTTGTACTTTAAGACCAATCCTTGACCCAATGACTTCATGAAAAATGGGAAAACTAGTGCAGCCAATGCAATGCATATTGATATAGCAGAAGCTGTGCTTGAAGATATGTGAAAAGCTTGTGCCATTCCAGGCAAGTCACCCTCTTCCTCAGAAGAGATGGCATTTTCTTGGTGGGATTTGACTTCAAAATTCTCACTTTTTTTATCACCATCTGATTCAGCAAACGATGATAAGGCAGCAAAAGGGTGTGTAAAGCTGGAATTTTTCAGtctcaaaaatgaaaaagaagaagaaatttggGGCTTGAGTACAAGAAAATCTTTCTTGGGAAATTGAGTTTCATTGGAAAACACACAAAGCCTTtgttttggaaagaaaagataagATTTTTGAGCTACTAACAAGGCTTCCGATTTAGTAGTGTTTCTTATAGAAGATAAAGAGTAAGAAGAAGTCATGACATAAATGGAAGGAAAATAGTTGATAAAACAGTGAAGAGACAAAGtgaagaagaataaaaaggaattaTTCAGGAAGATTCTTGGCCATAGAAGGAAGATGAAGAGGAAGCAAAGAGAGGAGTAGTTGGTAGAGGAAGAATTGTGACAGAACAATTTGCGTAGTGTTTTTTCCCCTTGggatttaattttttcctttttgatctATAAGTTTGGTGGTGGAAAAGCTAAGGGTGAGATTAATGGATTTGGTTGCTAGATTCGGTTCTATTTGTAATGAGTGGTGGGCATGGCATCTCCCAAAGTGGAAGTTCATCTGCATGGCCACTAGTTTTTCAactctaaatttgaaatataagaaaaaaaaacaatttgcTTTCAAGTCTCATTTTATAGGTATTCAATTGTGTTTTGGATaaggaattttaaaaattaatttgactTATGATAGTGAAAGAAATATTAAAATAGTAGCTGAGAAGTTAAGTTTACATAAAGTCTCATATTTAAGTTTAAAGATAATCTAGTTgcaattatttgtttatttgttcACCTTCTTCAATATCAACATTACTTGCACAAAATCCCGTGTAAACCATTGATTTTCAATTGGCGAGGATGATGAATTTTTGCATTATCATGGAAGATGTGTAATTGATCCCTGACTTGGCAAAATGATCTCTAGCACAATGTGTTGTTATTTAATTTATAGAAGTAAGAACTCCAACGCTTGAAATCCACTTGTAAGAGTTCATCTGTTAGAGTTTATTTGTGCTTTAGCTAAGAGATTTTTATCTAGATTTATTTTCGAAATTCAAgtacaaattatttttcagttACATGCTTGTAAAGCGATCAACTTGctctatttttacttgttcaagTTTTTTGTACTAAGCATTATATAACACAATTATGACATGCGTTCAACCAGATGAGTTAGGCCTTAAAGTTTCGACCTAATCACGAGAAATTGGCacgaaaaaataattttgtgcaATAATTGGCTAAAAGAGCCCATTCATTAACATATGACATTCAGTAGCCCAAATTTAATATCTATCTAAAGGGTTTGACAACCAATAACCAAAATTCATTCGTAAAAATAGCAAATAATATATACTATTCTCCCTCTCTGTCACTCTCTTTCTGCTGACTATTTCACAAGAATCCTTGAATAATTATACCCAGCTCTCTCTACTTTTTTCTGCTACGATCCTAACTTTCAGCAAATCCATCTACTCCCTTTTCGGCTAATAAAATCTTCATTGGTTTCTTGTTGGCGTTGCAATACCAATTTTTCCATTATTTTTCGGGTTCTTCATCGATTTTGTTGATGagttggaatatttttttttttttttatgataaggATCTAAGAACACCATTCAAAATCATTGGAGCttgattcaatttttttctatttgtgtATTTGTTATTTGTCTAGAATGGGTGATATTGGACTTTGTTGGGAACATCTTAAGGAACTTAAATATCAACTTAGAAGGTGTTTGGGAATGATTTGATGTGAATTTGAGCAGAATTTCATACTGAGAACTTGAGATTAAAAATGACTCCATCTATGTATCCCACTGTATTCCATGTATATTCCCATGTATATTAGTGTATATCACgagtatatatttttataagttCTGTATATCTGTGTATCTCCGTAAATGTTTGTGTACACGATATGCagtgttatatacatatgtcatagtgGCATCTATGAAAATTTATGTGTGATATACGTTGATATACAATAAATTATACACATTCCACAGAGGCATTATCTAGGCTTGATTGTTTTACTTGATACTAGATGGCATATGCGTGTGTATTTGTTACCAAAAGATTatagtgtatacatgtatatgtaattgtgtttggatagtgataatatatatatatatatatctatattcaaaacacgattaatataacaacGTAGTTTATCTTTCagatctaaaactttattatattcgtgtttgctatgggctgtaaaaatttattaatactttttaaaagagaagacttatttAAAGAGAACTATTTTCTATAACTTTGAGATTTATAATACATATTTAAGatatttaaaggtgtaaaatattctattgttaatatATGTAGATTGAGCCTAAACAATATTTGTTatcttttatcaaattttgatttggataattctaattcaaattattatattaattttacatgtttaaaatgaaacaaagtagaaatttgattttctatttaaatgaaaaactactattttttaatttttgataaatatttttggtttagcttattttacttatcatgtTGTTATTTCccggttttttaaggaaacgtcaattagaattataatttataatttaccttattaattatttgatctccatttaatattattttcttttatgacattaatctcgtttcacatttattagagtaaggaaaaaaatgaaaaattaattaaattctatcttattttaaaatataagtattttgagtatatttattttagtaaacataacaaataaataacagaatagcaaatacaatggttcaatatctagattacatctcaaatttaatataaaaaaagaaagaaaattgtatggtttatACCCTTGCTTTTGAAGAAAAGATAATATGAGGTccaataatttcatttcccactaaTAGGTTGATACGcgatgtggcaatgaatccatcattattgatttaatgagatactttggaaattacatgaatattgtttgattttttaatatgggatgcactttttttttttgacattgtttatttttttaatatgggattcaccttttttttttttttgatattgcttgattttgttaatatggggtccacttttttttccgtgagtttgaAGATGGTGgattccacttttttttttaaatattggttggtgtttagtatggggtccacacttttttttttttaatggatgAGGGACGTCGAAGCATGGGTTTagtgtttgattttttaatatgggatgcacttttttttttttttgacattgtttgtttttttaatatggaattcacttttttttttatgtgatattgcttgattttgttaatatggagtccacttttttttttttatccgtgagtttggagatggtgtgttccacttttttttttttcttcttttttttttaaaaaaaaatattggttggtgtttaatatggggagcacaattttattttattttaattgacgAAGGTGTTTGGGTCTAAATagttataatataaatatattaagtatatttattttgtaaaataacaaataaatgacagcAGTTAAATAGAtttcataatataaaaaaaaaaaaagaaattgtatggtttgactacttaatcttttgaagaaaagtaataataaaatGACTCCatctaatgggttgatacgcatgtgtgaATTCCATGAATATattcatgaatattgtttgatttttaatatgggatgtacgcttttttttaatatattttttttaatatatcacttttttttttttttgatattgcttaatttttaatatatttttacatgagtttggaggatttttttaataattatattaagtatatttattttgtaaacataacaaataaatgaccgAATAATATGTTTGtgtgtaatatatataaaaaaaaattgtatgaagaaaagcaataatatggggtccacgttttttatatacatggattgatatacatatgtcatattgGAAtctatgaatattgtttgattttttaatatgggatgtgcttttttttatatatatattttttgatatactttttttttgatattgcttaatttttaatatgagatccatttttttttacatgagtttggaggatttttttaatatattttttaacatgggcttttttttttctttgttttggggACGGATGACGATCCACCGTGCTTATATATTGTATAAATAACGCCAAACCACTTTTagtacttcttaaattttgtatattcTCGTCCAAGTGTTTCCGACCGATtcgaagttgaagaagaagaatgacaATTTTTTTGGGCTTCAATTGCTAAATCTAATCATTgacaaaaatacatttttttgcgcggattgccctttttttggagtggtctttaaattttgcccctcatatttgtggtctttaaattatgcccctcatattgctggtctttaatttttgcccttcgcattgtaACCCGAGCGTTCACGCAGAAATTATGAGGTTCGAATTCGAACCCCGctaagcaaaaattaaaaaaaaaaattgcaagacaaggtttgggtTGCGTGTATGCGGACTGCAAGATACTcatgttaaggaattaccaaatttatACCGGACCGTATACTCATGCCTTTTTAAtggagacttggcataagtatgtcggtccgatataactttggtaatttattaacaagtttatgccgatgggggcatacttttaatggacaaacttttatgcggaccgcataaacttgtgaaggaattaccaaagttatccggacccaagatacttatgccaaatcgcccataaggcataagtatgtcgggtccggcataactttgataattccttaacaagtgtataccggtggggcatagcgaaatttaaactctgccttgcaaatttttttaaaattttgacatgtgaggttcgaacccggaacccatgggtttttttagccgaagggcaaaatttaaaaatttcaaatatgaggggaaaaatttaaagaccaccccaaaagaagggaaattctgcgaattgcccacaAAAATATGTCAATAAATATACTTGATAATTTCTAGTTTATCCGTTTTGGCCCAACTTCTTATTTGTTACTCAATTTAGCTCTAATCTTATATTATAGCGACATTAGCTCTCTTTCTTCGTAAGTCTTCCACTATTCTTTTGCTACAGAGAAGACAACACATTTCTCTTTCTTCTGTTCCCCCACGCCCATTCCTATCCCCACCCATGGCCGGCTGAACCATAAAGCAACTCATGCAAGTGAATTTGGGGGGCCCCAattttttctattaaaatatatatagttttttttttttttaatattgtcaTAATTTAAATTTGGTACTTCGTGACATGACTAGTTCTTGTGTGAATGTTATATAATTTTTTGCAGTGATGTAACGTATATATTcactatttttttcttctaataaGCAGTTGAAGGTTTTAAAAGACAGTGTACCCAACCTAACTTTTAAATTATTGTCACAAACACGTTGGGGAAATCGTATCAAAAGTATAAAAGCAATAATATTTCAAGCTTCACAAATAAAAAATGCTTTATTGAAATTAGTAGAAGTTAGTGATAATCCAAAAACTAAAAGTGAAGATACTTATTTCACAACATGTATATGAGTTTGATAATTTTGAGTTTTTATTCGGTATGACAATTTGACATGATATTTCATTAATTTTGAATTATGTGTAAAACATAATAGCCACTGATATTGATTGTTTAGACTTATTTTTCGACGGATAAAGTGTTAACAGAAGTAGTACAAGTAGAGATGATACTCTAATTGATATACTCAATCAGATAaaaatcttgattctttttcAAATACGTACTTAGCTTGTATTGCTTATTGAATAATGTTAACAAATCCTCTCAGCAGAAAGAAGTTTTCGAAATTAAAACAGATAATTTCTTACCTAAGATTAACAATGTCTCAAGAGACATATTTAAATGGATTAATTACGTTATCAATtgaaaaagagttattaatgacTTTACATATtaaaagctagaaaaatagaatttaaataaaagttataatgattatttttagttaaaaaatcatATAAGGCCTCGTATAGAAGTTTGCTTTAGGCCCCCGATCTTATTGAGCCGCCCATGGACTCCACCCCTAACAACTTCAAATACCATGAGAAGAGAAAAACTCTCCGGTTATGCTCTATTTAATATTCTCTCCTCTCTTATTCTATCTATTTCTCTATGTATTCCTTCAACGACAAATCAATTTGAATGACCCATGTAATTTTCGAATTATATTTCATGACATCTCAAAGGGCACAATTTTGTTCACTGCTATCAGTGATTATTATGGTGAAATCCCTTTAACTAGTGGCATCTCCTCCCTATGAGCTTTTAACATTTTTGCAATGAAGAAAGCTATTTTGTTCAGGGTTGTAGtggagttttaaattttattcatttatggGTTGAAGATTGGGAGAAAATGAAATTGATGGACATTGGTGTAACAGTACAATGATGTTTGAGTAATAAGTCTTCTGAGGAGTGTATGTAcattgtataaaaatatattagagGTGTATATAcacctttatatatttttatacagtATATATACACCTttatacattatttatacatCCTTATATACTACTTATACATTGTACGAACATTTAAGGTAGCGTAAATATAACCATATAACAATATATAAGAGgtgtacatacatatttatacactattatacataaAGTATAcgtttttatattattatttatagacTTGGGTTTAGGAGAGATTGATATTTGGTTCTTTATctccctttctttggatctgCTCATTcttatctctttttctttagATCTGAGTTTTACTTCTCCTTCTTTTTGGATTGTTATATATTCTTCAATGTGATGATTTTATTACGTGGTGGTGGAAACGAGATTGCTGTGATGTTATAATGGTGATGAGCATCTCTACTTTTCTtaccgtatttttttttcttaatgaaATAAAAGGCTGGTAATGCTTTGAGGAGGATACAATTATACAATCCATGAAAAAATGCTTGGGAAATGTATTGCATTAACATTATTGTGTTTGTGTGTTTATTaacaatttattaaaaaaattattgttcaTTGCTTGTTGAACCCTGTGAATTGCGTGAAAGTAGGATACTCCAAATTCGGGGATCAAAGAGTTTTAGAAAACATTCTTGGTggaaaaaaatgtgaatgaaggaTCCCACTGAATTGAATTGGGTCCATGAATCTAAGAAATGGTGAAAATTCTTGATCTCTCTCCATTTGAAAATTCAGGATTTGAATTGATGTCCTCTCATTGGTTCCTCCTAAATTTCATTGATTCCTCCTAAATTGCATTGATTTCtcctataaaaagaaaaaaacttaggATTTGAGATAAGGCCAAGAAAAGGGCGACCTGGTgggtggaatgaagaaagagtAAAGAATTAAGAAGAGGATAGACATTTGGACATTTATGGCTAAGCGAAGGTGCAAATTAAAATGGGACTACAAGAAGTGCAAACTGTTTAGGTGGATGACACTTATGCGAAAGTTTCCCTAAATACTTACTATATAGGGAAAACTACATGGCTTAACGAACATATAATGGGTATTGACATTTAGTAGCAATACTTTACCTTAATGACATTCAATAGCAAACATTTGTTTAATAATATCATTTAATAACTAATTAAGTAAAAAACAATAAATGCAATAACGTCTATCCACGTTGTCCACTTTTCAAACCCATTTCTCTCTCATCAGTATCAATCTCCTCCTATTTTTTCTCCATATCTATTATACACGATTTCTCCACCAGATTTTCTTCCTAATTTGTAGCTACGCACTACTTGATAAGTAAATTTTTGTGTTTCTCTCTAATCAGTATCAATCTATTgtgtattttggtatatatttttgagttttctcCAATTTTACATGCAAGCAGGTGTCCGCCATTGTTGGGGGAAAGGTTCGACATTGTTAGGGTTTTTAAAATCAAGCTTCGAATTTGTGTTAACGGCGGATGGAGGCACTCCGAACAGAGTTACTAGAGGTATTCCCATTATTTTTTATGATGGTCCATCTTTTGATTTGTGTATCACTCAAACTCAAGATGAAGAAGACAATGCAGGCTCTGTTGCTAGAATGGCTGCTCAGAGTAGTAGTATTAAAATTGGAGATGAAGGTTCTAAATctatcaaaagaaaagaagtagtCCTGAATCCATCAGATTCCAGACCATCTGTGCAAAGTACTGAAAAACGGAGAAAAATTGTCGAGGATGCATCAGGAAGCAAAGGAAAAAACGTTGTTGAAGATGAACCACCAAAGAAAGTGAAGGTAAAAATGTTGTTTTATACATTTGTTATATACAAGTTCTCATTGCACGTATATTGATGTTCATGTTTATATGAATACAGTGTATCTCTGAATACAATTTctcatatatgttttttttttattgaatacaatgtttgttcATGTATTTGAATCGGTGTGTATTCATGAATgttgatttttagtttttttgatACAATTTCTATGAATACAATTTGTCATATATGTGTTTTGGTTGAATACAACATATTTATACGAATACAGTGTATATCTGAATACAATTTctcatatatgttttttttggttgaatacAAGGTGTGTATTCATCAATACAGTGTGTATTCATGAATGTTGCTTTTTAGTTTCTTTGATACAATTTCTATGAATACAATTTatcatatatgttttttggttCAATACAAGGTGTTTTGTTaatgtattcatgaatacaatgTATATTCATGAATgttgatttatgtttttttgaTACAATgtatgcattttgatatttttcatgaataCAGTGTGCATTTGTATgcatttttctattattttcatgtattcatgaatacaaataATTTCTACCATTTGCACTGTATAATGCCATTGTAGTTTTTATGAATACAGTGTATACAGTTATGgttatatttatgcaagttgACTATCAGTGATTTGATTATGGATATGTAGAGAAAACTCTATGTGAAAAAACCTCCCACTCAAACGGTGCACATGAGTTGTTACACAAACACTGATGTATTTAAAGATTTGAAGGCCAAGCTCACTGATGAGCAGTACAAATTGTTCGGTGAAACTTGCTTTGGTGTGTTCCTCCGGATGCAGCGTTGTGATATTCAAGCACAGATTATGAGGTGTTGCATGGTGAGAGAACTTACTTGTAGCAGGCCTGATGCATTCCTGATGGATGTAAACGGTAAGGAATTGTGTTTTTCTATACGTGAGTTTGCACTCATAACTGGATTGAAGTGTATCGGCAATGAAGATGAATTTAAAGTTGGGGTTAGCTCAAAGAAGCAAAACAGGATATTGGAAACATACTTCGGGGGTCTAAAACTTTGCCAAAGAAGGCAGCACTGATTGACTGCTTCAATGACAAAGATGCTTACCTTAATGATGTCGATGCCGttaaaatttccattttatacttcatacatacttatatactatCCAATGAGAAGAATGTTGTTAGAATACCAAGGCTACACTTTGAGTTGGTAGAGAATGGTAGATACACAGATTTCCCATGGGGAAAGGTAGCATTCCGTGATTTGATTAAAAGCCTAAGCAAGACGATGAcgtttgagaaaaaaatttatAGGCTTCACGGGATGCCCCTTGCTATGCAAATTTGGGTATATGAGTGTTGTCCATTGGTTGACAACAATCGTGTACTTAAGTCAAGTGACCATATTATAGCGGTCAAATCAGGCGGCAACATTCCTAGAATGCTCAATCGGAAGACCATCGAAAGTCAACCGGCTTATAAGGATCTGATGGACGGCATATTTAAGGAAGATGACAACCCGGTAATTTGTTGTATCCAACATTTTTCCTatgttttaccttttttttgaCAAATACTGATTGTTTTGTATACTGTTTTAGGAGGTACCTCTATTTGATAATATGGTCCCGACCATCAACGAGGTTGCATGTCTTCAACTGCCACCGCTTTCCATATGTGAAGCGCAAACTACCATTGCAACAGAAGATGAACATGAATCAGATGATGACTTTGTTTCTACACCACCACAGAAGAAACATAAGCAAATGTCTGATGGACCTTCTTCATCAACGAAAAAGGATACACCTGTAAAGAGGACTGCTTCAAAATTGAATACACCTGTGAAGAGGACAAATTCAAAACTGAATACACCTGCGAAGAGGCctaattcaaatttaaatacACCTGTGAAGAGGCCTACTCCAAAAATGAATACACCATTGAAGAGGCCTACTTCAAAAATGGATATACCTGTGAAAAAGCCTGTCCCTCCAAAGGCTAAAAAGCAAGTGCAGCCAAAAAAGCCATTTGTCCAGCATGATGATGTCCCAACAGAAAACAATCAAGATGAGTTTGTGATGTTAAGGCAAGAAATAGATGATTTTAAGAAGTCGATAAAGGATGAAATCAAGGGTCTTCGGAAATCGGTAAGTGTAATTTATagctttgtattttttttttgtcgtccATATAATCGAAAGTTTATGATGTAGTTTCGTATATTGATTAGGTAAAGAACGACATCAAGGATCTTCGTAAATCCATGGACGATAAATTCACAGAGGTTCTTCAAGCAATTAAAGGACGAAATGATTCAGACAAGGTAAAATAAACACATTTGAACACATTACAATGTTTAAGTTAAATAATTATTAATAgacaacttttttttaaagggtgcTGCAAGTGAATCTCCATTCCAGCGACATGATGGTGGAACACATCGTTCAGTCGATGACAACATATTTGATACATCACTAATACTGAACCAAACATTTACACCTCATGTTGCAACAGAGGTAATTCTTGTTGTTCCGTATCCGACATTTCCTAACTATCAGATACATTATTCATTTACCAGAGGTCACTGATTATGTCTATACAACTGTATTGTATTCATGAAAGATTATGTGCatacaaattatattttttgaatcCTGATTCAACATAGGGCTTAGCCGGGGATGTCGGTGTCACTAAGTGTAATTCAAGTGGAGATACAGTAAGAGCAGATACAGAAGAGATTCATGAAGAACCCATCATTTTTGAACAACATATTGAATCAGTGGTTTGTAACATTTtaaagtttttatgcaactatttgttcatttttttgttaTCTCTTTTAgacttttttcctaaaaaaaattcatgtaaTGTCATGTTGTTATAGGCATTTGGATCTCAAATCCAAATTGAGAAATCTCAACATACAGTTGATGTTGCCCATGTTGTTCCTGCTTGCAAAACTAGC
This sequence is a window from Lycium ferocissimum isolate CSIRO_LF1 unplaced genomic scaffold, AGI_CSIRO_Lferr_CH_V1 ctg381, whole genome shotgun sequence. Protein-coding genes within it:
- the LOC132044179 gene encoding uncharacterized protein LOC132044179, giving the protein MQAGVRHCWGKGSTLLGFLKSSFEFVLTADGGTPNRVTRGIPIIFYDGPSFDLCITQTQDEEDNAGSVARMAAQSSSIKIGDEGSKSIKRKEVVLNPSDSRPSVQSTEKRRKIVEDASGSKGKNVVEDEPPKKVKRKLYVKKPPTQTVHMSCYTNTDVFKDLKAKLTDEQYKLFGETCFGVFLRMQRCDIQAQIMRCCMVRELTCSRPDAFLMDLKEAKQDIGNILRGSKTLPKKAALIDCFNDKDAYLNDVDAVKISILYFIHTYILSNEKNVVRIPRLHFELVENGRYTDFPWGKVAFRDLIKSLSKTMTFEKKIYRLHGMPLAMQIWVYECCPLVDNNRVLKSSDHIIAVKSGGNIPRMLNRKTIESQPAYKDLMDGIFKEDDNPEVPLFDNMVPTINEVACLQLPPLSICEAQTTIATEDEHESDDDFVSTPPQKKHKQMSDGPSSSTKKDTPVKRTASKLNTPVKRTNSKLNTPAKRPNSNLNTPVKRPTPKMNTPLKRPTSKMDIPVKKPVPPKAKKQVQPKKPFVQHDDVPTENNQDEFVMLRQEIDDFKKSIKDEIKGLRKSVKNDIKDLRKSMDDKFTEVLQAIKGRNDSDKGAASESPFQRHDGGTHRSVDDNIFDTSLILNQTFTPHVATEGLAGDVGVTKCNSSGDTVRADTEEIHEEPIIFEQHIESVAFGSQIQIEKSQHTVDVAHVVPACKTSNDRSPVSVGDKTVELRPNEGVSSTSMNVGVVDQNQERKEDAPDDVHQVAFHVQLDQNPILGGKQWMSSSVKLTQILNMKHPFENDSITGQHDKKILADFSKWVREGLLVRHDARKGKEDHYKKGKAHIDVIFYYFRKKAKYDTSSGYKFTTVDYVFMPKIDVIAKAYVESDGAATNIGNLEDDLCEYVKGHRLLCTVPWHLVDNVLIPVNMKDKNHWLLAVLSFPDRCLYVYDSYRSAGHGAAVKIEIDKLATLLPIFLQLTNFYDAKKDIDLTSHPAYKGKAMADKLDVVFVENLPLQIPGSMDCGIYVTAYTEYLIQGEGIPAADLDAELLRTRYGALLWDYARQKIEQDAASDNEAPSRPVRAVIDFDQVKKVIVD